The following nucleotide sequence is from Synchiropus splendidus isolate RoL2022-P1 chromosome 1, RoL_Sspl_1.0, whole genome shotgun sequence.
TGGGTCACAACTGAGGGGGTCGGCGTTGACCAGGAGACGCGTGATGACAGCGCTGGTGGAGAGGGACCCGGAGAGACCAGCGCGAAGAGCTGCACACAGTCAGGGAGGAGTCGGAGGGTGAGACAGTGAGGGTGAGACAGTGAGAGCCAGCGAGTTACCTGGGTACAGAATCTTTGTGTTCAGCATTGGCATCTTCTCATGACTTCCTgcctgaacaggaagtgatgcagaGCTGCCCAACGGCAGACTTCCTTTACCGATCAGCTTCTCACACGGTGACTTGCCAACTGAAACACAGGCGCGAGTCACACCTGCACTGACATGCGGGGAGCTGTAGGAGTGTCACTGACCTCCATGTCTCTGTTTGTAGCTCTGGCCCGACGTCAGCGTCTcagcgtcttcctcctcctcctcctcctcctccccccggCCGTGAGCCGCAGTAAAGACCTGCTGCTGAGTCTGAGCGTTCTGCTCGTCCACCgctgtcgcacacacacacacacacacttgcagagTCAGGGCGGCCGCAGCCACAGGAAGTGAGCTCACCTCTCTCTGTGTGCTCAATGATCTGGCGGATGGCTTTCTTCAGGCTGTTGGCCCTCAGCATCAGCTGCTCCCGGGGCCGGAACATGGGGGGCCGCGGGGAGCAGGGCGGGGGAGGCGGGGCCAGTGAGACCAGCCCGTCGCCTTCTTCCTGCTCCTCGGCGATGGTGGGGGGGGCGCTGGAGGCCCGAGACTCCTCGTTCAGAGTCCTGAGCAGCGAGTCCAGTTTCTCCTTCAGGACGCAGcactgccaacacacacacacacacacacacacacacacacacacacacacctttgtctcgctctctttgtggggacctccccGACCATTCTGAAGACctcaggctggggaaagggaaatacaagcaggtgtgtgtgtgtgtgtgtgtgcccaccTTGGTCGCCATGGCTTCAGACTCCACCGAACCCTCCGTGTTCTTCTCGTACGCTCTCCCGACCCGAGCAACGAAATCCTTCACGGTCTCACACAGGACCCTGAGAGGGTCCACACAGAGACGTCAGCGTGCAGCTGggacacacgtacacacacgcacgcacctgGCCGAGGAAATGACAACGGCGTGCTGGTCCGAGGTCAGGATCTTGGTCAGGTGGGCCGCCACCGAGTCCTCGTAAGTCAGGATCTGCTGCACCTAAACACAGTGGCGCATCAGCGCACGCCACAGCGGGGGGCGGAGCCGTGGCGCTCACCTCCGAGTCATCGCCATCGCAGTCCTCGGTGGATCCTGAATGTTTCTGAGGGAACTTGGTCTCATACACCATGATGCTCCACCTGCACAGGGAGACAGGTCCGGGTCCCACCGGGTCTCCACACCCTGGACATCCCAACCCCGCGACCCGCAAACTGACCTGTCCAACATCTTGGTGCTGGCCCGCTCCAGCTTTTCCAGAATCTGCGGCAGCTGCGTGTCGTCATCGCAGGCCGAGCCCCAGCCCAGCACCCGGGCCAGGTCGTTGCCGGTGCCCAGAGGGAGGACGCCGAGCTGACACTGGGACACACGCACGCTGGTGAGGGGCTCCGGGTCCCGCTGCCGCGGCCCCTGTCTGCTCACCTGCTTGTGCAGCATCAGGGCGTCGATCTCCGACAGCACCCAGCCCACGCTGCCGTCCCCTCCGCACACCAGGATCCTGAAGGTGTCGAACCTCTGGAAGAGCCGCAGACTGAGAGAAGGAGGCGGGCGTCAGCGAGGGGGGGGGGCGGGGCGCGTCCCGGCTGGCAGCCCGGAGCAGGCTCTCACCCCAGGTGCGGCCCTCCGTTCATCAGGTCGAACACCTGCGCCGGGTTCAGCAGCTGCTTGAAGCGACGCAGGAACTTGACGCCCTGGTTGTCTCCGCTCTTGGAGTTGACAAAGACCAGCAGAGGACTGGTGCAGGACGGGGGACAAGAGGCCTTCCAGAAGCCTACGGGAGGGGCCAGAGGAGCGTGAGCGGGGGCGGCGGCGGGCCGGGCGTGGCCGTTACTCACCGTCCGAGTCGATGCTGTTGAGCGCGGTGGGAGGGATGACCGACACCTTGCACTGACCCAgaggacacctgctggacacctGCTCCCTGCAGGCGGAGTGGACCTGCGGGCGCAGAGAGGCGTGAGGAGCGGCGGCGTGAGCAGCTGAGACGGCCAGGAGGCGGGGCTCACCATGGCCTTGCACCACAGGCAGCGCCAGTCCTGCAGCCGCAGCACGCTGCCGCAGGTGCGCTCGCACACGCCGCACTTGGCTGACACCGGCAGGTTCCCCTCCAGCCACTGATGCGGCATCGACACCTGGGAGCGGACCAGCGTGAGcctgcgtgcgcgtgtgtggcgGGGGGGAGCCACTCACCCCGTCCTCGTCCTCCATGATGTCTCGGCCGACCGACGCCAGAGTCGTCCACTTGCAGTTGTTGGTGGCTCGAACCGCACAACGTTTGTGGGCCTTGAACTTGCACACTGCCACAGAGACACAGGACAGCGTCAGGGCTCAGCGGGGtgggcggggcggggcggggcgggcggggtgGAGCTACCTTCACAGGACAGGCCGTGCGAGGTGACGCCGGACAGCGCCTCCCTGCAGACGTTGCAGTAGGTGGGGCGGGCGTGAGAGCAGGCGTACCAGTTGTGCAGCCCGCTGAAGTGCTCCATGCTGTACTGGGTGGACTGGGCGGGACAGCAGCAGGGTCAGGGTCCTGGTCGGAGGCGGGCGCAGCGGCAGCTCACCTCGTAGTTGTGGCGGTTCTGGACGCTGCGCAGCGCTGCCATCCActcctccatctccttcctGTTGTcggagcagagcaccaggcgtCTGCAGGGCGTGATCACCTGCACGCACACACCGTCACCACCAGGAGGCCACAGCGCACGCAGCCCAGTCGCACTCCAAACAGGACACTAGTGCACGGAGCCCTTCACCCGGGCTGTGACCCGGCGCCCTGCTCAGGCACACGCCAATAACACATGAAGGAAGCAACCGGGCAGGAAGTACAGCCGGAACTGAGCCCCTTCAAATTAAAAGACAGACCTTCCATAACAATACGAAACAATGAGGACGGAGTCTGTTGcgcaatgatgtcatcagagaggaGGTCACATGACGGGTGACATCACGTGGGCAGACGGACGGACGCTGGGACGGACTCACCGTGAAGCTGTTGTTGACGTTCTTGGTGCTGGACTCGGCCACGCTGGCGTCCGTCAGGTCCACCTCATCGAAGATGATGgactggaggacacacacacacacactgcttcaGCCTCACGCTGCTGCTCCTCGGCCGGGCCGTGACGTCACCTTGGCGGTCTGGGCGTAGTACAGCGTCCGTCCTCGCAGCTTGAAGTAGCGTCTCTTCCAGCGCTGGAAAGAGCTGGTCTGCTTCAGCAGGTTCCCCTCCTTCAGAAGCGTCTGGAACACACAAGCGGCTCGGCGGTAAGAGCCTCGCGCGCGCGCGCTCGCTCGCTCGTGAGAGTCTCATGACCGCCACAAGAGACGCTCGGATCCTCCAGGAGGGCGGGCGCGCGCGCGAGGCCACCCATGACGTCACCGAGCCGAACCGCGTGCGCGAGCAGGCGGAGCTCGAGGGCGGGGGCCTCCAAACCCACCGGCTAACATTAGCCACATTAGCAGCGAAGACCCGCTGGTTCCGTCCAACCTCGGTGTCGAGACGCTGCCGCCGCTCTGAGGTCGGAACAGGACCCAGACTGGGGATGCTCCTGGACTCACTGGGCCCTGGAGCCATTCGAACCTCAACCTCCGAGTATCCGAGCCGTGGATCCGGATCACAGACGCCAACTGGACCGTCGTGGCCCGGAGGCGGTTCCGATGGCCACGTAAACACGGACGTCTGACCCACGAACCACACGACGGGTTCGGGGGTTAGCCGTCCAACTGGGTCCACTGAGAGCGATCCGGGCGGAGGGCTTCGGAACCCCCGCGCTGGATCGACCGGATCTAACGGTTCCTACCTGGCTGCGGATCTGACCGGACGTCGACACTTTCCGGATGAGCTTCGGCGGAGTTCCCGGCTCCTGCTCCGGCTCGCTGTCCGACGACTCGTCCGGGCACCGGGCAGCGGTGGAGCCCGGTTCTGGTTCCGCCATTAGACCACCCGGTAGGACCAGGGTGGGAACGCCCCCCAGCGGCGGAGCCTCTGCAGCACAGATGAAGCAGAGGGCGCTtggtgacctctggtggtcCGAATGAGtcactgcaacaacaacaacaatctggAGAAGGCTGGCGGGCGGAAGTGGAACTGCTCCGAAGCCTCAGCCTCCGGTCTTTCCTCCCGTCTAGATTGACACCGGCACAGTAAGCCTGACCCTCATGGAGTATCGATTTCTCACCAATAACAATCGATCGGAATGACTGGCTCCAAACACAACTCCTGCTCAACACACCAGAGTCAtgaagaaggagagagagcaggtgaCTGGGACAAACATGCGAGACAGGAGTCAAAATAAAGACACGTTAATATATAGCAATAAGCGGGAGATGAAGAAGCGCCATGGAGGCGTGAGCAGGTTAGAGCCACTAGCTGACACTCAGAGGGAGGAGTGGTGTGGCCCCAGGTGGGATGTGTGGCGCCGTCAGTCACACCGTGAAGCGCTGTCCTCTCTGACGCCGCAGTCCTGCGCCTGAGCGCTGGCCCCCTCAGACTCAGAGGACCTCCTCTGCCTGCTCCTGCAGACACTGGAGGACCTTCCTGGAGGGGGCGTCGGTGCTTCCAGTGGAGTTTGTTATCTATGAGTAGTCGTCCGCCACCCCGGCGTGGTCTTCCTCATGTCCACCACCAGTTCTGCAGATGACTCCGTTCACACCGCGTGACAACAGGCTCCACTCATCATCCCCGCTGATACACCGCAGCGTCTTCTGAGAACTTCTGAAGGTGACAGGTCCACCTGCAGCCAGCGGAGCCGCACGGACGGAGGAGAGGACGTGACTGTCCCGCTGCTCGCCGTCTTTTCCCGGCCAGTACGGACACGGTGACTCCAGGGGGTCTGGATGTGCTTCCACCCAGGGTCGGAGCCGCTCCCAGACAGGACTCTCTTCATGAGGTGGGAGTCAGAGCCACCGTCCGCCTCCCACCACTCAGGAACCCATGAATGAATCCTCGTGAGGGAAACATCCCTGGCAACTGTGCGGATCACGATCACGTTCTTCACGTGAGATTGAGTGAAACGCTTTGCCCGAATGAAAGATCCAGACTCCAAGAGACGCTGCGACCTCGCGCCAGGTGACCTGAGTGCAGCCGGAGCCTGAGGTTGGTGAAGACCAGGAAGCGGCGGGTGAGGAGCATCCATGATGGAGCACCGGGCGCCGTGGCAACCCGCCAGAGAGATCACAGCCCCAGATGAGTCTCCGAGCCAAGGCCAAGTCAGGGCCAGTTGTGGAGGACATCGTTCTGACTTGAACTGGCTGGTCCCTACACAAGCCGCTCCAGCAGCCGTGCTCCACCCATGTCTCACGTTTCCTCTCAGGCATCCAGCGCAGCTGGTCGTCACGGCGACGCGACGCGAAGCCCCGGCCTGGCGTGGCGCCTCTTCACAGCATGGCCTGGGCTGGAGTCGTGAGCTCCACTGCTCCTCGCTCTGGACTCATTGAAGTTCGCGGCACTTGTCGAGGCTCAGGAGACGACGGCCTGGATCAGTGgttggttgggccgcgagcgccccctacaggGCCCCTAGAGGTTTCCTGTTTCCCACCTCtggggccgtgagacgctcagctttaacccatctgtgatagtcaccagctatggagaagttcttggaaagaaacaatgaagaaggaagtggtggcgccccctgctggaaacaCTGTTGGAGCCGTTTTGACACTGAATGAGAACATTTGATTATCTTCTTTattagtttattttgaaaataaaatgtgattttatggtgttttgacattgttttatgattcattttattcagaattgtagcCATGATCTACAATTTTATCATTTTTCTCACCAGTTAGCGTCAAGGCTGTTTTTTCTCTCTAGTCAATGTGATGAGCAGGACTCGCTCCTGCACGGTTTCACGTCGCCTCACGAGCTTGTTGACGTGTGAGTAGGTTCAATATGGCTGCTGATCACAGATGAGATCAGGAGTCATGGATCAGTTCTGTTCCTTGCAGGGGCCCCGGGTCCTTTGTTCTGgggaaggtgggccccgagatccaaGAGGTTGAGAGTCAGCGTTTTGATGGATGTCGACGTCTCCTCTGGGAGCTGCACAGAGGAGTCACCTGACCAAAGCAtctcagtggagcaggagctggagctggtcCCCTGGAGCCAGAGCTCACCAACCTTGTCATGACCGTCGACAGCAATGACTGTGAAAAGTACTGGAGAGGAATGTACTGATCTGTGATGAAGGCCCGGCAGCTCTGGGTCTGGGGGAGGACTCGCTCCAGAGGTCCCAGGTGCAGCGAGGCGCCCCAGTCTCCCTCAcacctgctccttctcctggaGGAACCGGGGCTCCACCAGAGTCGGTCAGGCTCACCGCCGGCCGCTTTGACCCCTCTCTGTCCCTGTTGTTGGGTCTGACCAGGGCCAGGAGTGATGGATGGGCAGGaatcagggtcagaaccagggcGTCGCTCTGGTCCGAGGCTCAGGTTTCGCCAGTGAAAGTCAAACACATGAGGCCCATTCTCGCTACTCTCAAAGGAGCCACAGAAACCCGATCCACTCCGCAGCACCGGCGCAGCCTGGTTTCCACGGCCACACCCGAGTGCCGGGAAGAGGTCCGCTCCATGGCCGGCCCCGGCTCGGAACCGGGCACCGGTGCCGTCAGCAGGGGGTCCGCGCGGGTCCGACCACCTGGACACCCCGACTTGAGCGGGGGTGACAGGCTGGCGCCGACTCTGGCTTCCTGCCATCCGTCCTCACCGTCTCGGCTCCGGGTCAGGTGTGGTGTCTCGTGTCTGGCTGCGTGTGAGGCGACACCGCCGCGTGAAACCTTGTAACCAGGTCATCTTAcgcatgagagagaagaaagaggctCTTACCTCACTGGGCCGCGGGGGGGGCGGAGTCCAGCCGCTTTATTAGCCGCCGGCCGGGCCAGCGCCGGAGCAGCGCCGGAGCCTTCCACCTGGGTGAGTtcctcatcgtcatcatcatcgtcatcatggCTGTGGCTGGGTGGAGGCTTCACCTCCCAACTTGTGTCTCTCCAGAACATGCAGAACCTCCACATCCTCCTGATGATGCTCTCGCTTCCTGTGGCGGCGGTGATGCCCGAGCTCTTCCCGCCGGAGCCGCCCACGGGAGCCGGACGCTTCTTTCCCGGCACTGAGAACCTGGCGGAGCAAGCGGTCTCCATGGAAGCCTACTGCCAGCGGCTGCCCGAGGACCAGATGCCCTGGTTCTGCCAGTGCACTCACTGCAAGACAACGCCGGGACCCAAGGGAGACCGCGGAGACCGGGGTCTACCAGGTACAGAGACCCCCGTCAGATGCTGACCAGCCGTGCGGACACGGTcgtctgtcacttcctgtctgacgaGGCTCTGATGTGCTCGGACTCCAGGAGCGCCGGGAAGTCCAGGACCAAGAGGACTGACGGGGTTCCGAGGTCCTCCGGGATTCATGGGTCGACAAGGCATCAAAGGTATCACCTG
It contains:
- the LOC128767781 gene encoding diacylglycerol kinase delta-like, translating into MAEPEPGSTAARCPDESSDSEPEQEPGTPPKLIRKVSTSGQIRSQTLLKEGNLLKQTSSFQRWKRRYFKLRGRTLYYAQTAKSIIFDEVDLTDASVAESSTKNVNNSFTVITPCRRLVLCSDNRKEMEEWMAALRSVQNRHNYESTQYSMEHFSGLHNWYACSHARPTYCNVCREALSGVTSHGLSCEVCKFKAHKRCAVRATNNCKWTTLASVGRDIMEDEDGVSMPHQWLEGNLPVSAKCGVCERTCGSVLRLQDWRCLWCKAMVHSACREQVSSRCPLGQCKVSVIPPTALNSIDSDGFWKASCPPSCTSPLLVFVNSKSGDNQGVKFLRRFKQLLNPAQVFDLMNGGPHLGLRLFQRFDTFRILVCGGDGSVGWVLSEIDALMLHKQCQLGVLPLGTGNDLARVLGWGSACDDDTQLPQILEKLERASTKMLDRWSIMVYETKFPQKHSGSTEDCDGDDSEVQQILTYEDSVAAHLTKILTSDQHAVVISSARVLCETVKDFVARVGRAYEKNTEGSVESEAMATKCCVLKEKLDSLLRTLNEESRASSAPPTIAEEQEEGDGLVSLAPPPPPCSPRPPMFRPREQLMLRANSLKKAIRQIIEHTERAVDEQNAQTQQQVFTAAHGRGEEEEEEEEDAETLTSGQSYKQRHGVGKSPCEKLIGKGSLPLGSSASLPVQAGSHEKMPMLNTKILYPALRAGLSGSLSTSAVITRLLVNADPLSCDPDSMDCYTEKCVMNNYFGIGLDAKISLDFNNKRDEHPEKCRSRTKNMMWYGVLGTKELLHRTYRNLEQRVLLECDGRPIPLPSLQGIAVLNIPSYAGGTNFWGGTKEDDTFSAPSFDDKVLEVVAVFGSMQMAVSRVINLQHHRIAQCRTVKITILGDEGVPVQVDGEAWVQPPGYIKIIHKNRTQTLTRDRAFESTLKSWEDKQKGEFLRPPQSSAPTHPVPEEAAALVREFALTAAALIHSIREVAQSHHHMEQELAHVVNASSKAMDVAYAEDSGELNRGVVVHLVENVKALLSETELLLAGKMSMLLDPPQQDQLNMALGSVVQLLPRLAEVPWLNSVVDLLDHEGQLNDFSKRGRSGKFRLVPKFKKDKMNKNKEACSTCSLPVHQWGTEEVGAWLELLCLAEYKDIFLRHDIQGAELVHLERRDLKDLGVTKVGHMKRILQGIRELNRSSSASEA
- the LOC128768861 gene encoding otolin-1-like, with translation MKDPDSKRRCDLAPGIQRSWSSRRRDAKPRPGVAPLHSMAWAGVVSSTAPRSGLIEVRGTCRGSGDDGLDQCQCDEQDSLLHGFTSPHELVDVGPGSFVLGKVGPEIQEVESPAALGLGEDSLQRSQVQRGAPVSLTPAPSPGGTGAPPESVRLTAGRFDPSLSLLLGLTRARSDGWAGIRVRTRASLWSEAQVSPVKVKHMRPILATLKGATETRSTPQHRRSLVSTATPECREEVRSMAGPGSEPGTGAVSRGSARVRPPGHPDLSGGDRLAPTLASCHPSSPSRLRREERGSYLTGPRGGRSPAALLAAGRASAGAAPEPSTWVSSSSSSSSSSWLWLGGGFTSQLVSLQNMQNLHILLMMLSLPVAAVMPELFPPEPPTGAGRFFPGTENLAEQAVSMEAYCQRLPEDQMPWFCQCTHCKTTPGPKGDRGDRGLPGAPGSPGPRGLTGFRGPPGFMGRQGIKGQKGDEGEKGSRGLQGSVGPKGARGFKGDKGEPGVEGPPGEPGPKGDEGVCPDSCQAIEGPPGQAGLPGPAGPRGLPGTQGQRGPQGSKGETGDAGLPGEPGHEGEKGERGAQGQCNCTDGADGAPGGAGAKGEKGEAGQAGREGQAGPQGAKGEPGMMGAAGPPGPCSPMVKAAFSVGLTSSYPPPDTPVLFGHVFYNLQGSYDAATGIFRAPVNGTYVFSYHLTVYERVLVVGIFVNQLPAAITTDPNVLGVTSHTVLLHLVRGDMVWVQVKNQLTNGMFAGSEASSTFSGFLLHPDSCEAAAYRTPPLLEERSVPSSFPWSSLPGTDLPEPPTAGSQ